In Prosthecomicrobium sp. N25, one DNA window encodes the following:
- a CDS encoding PHA/PHB synthase family protein, with amino-acid sequence MTDRISTGRRPKAAKPALKLVGGEAVGRSADPAAPAPASAGGPGAWGVPAPSALHLPFPRVESHAARTVADVVDRASHAAAARVTQGLSPAAVTLAYMDWALHLATSPGKSILLAESALRKWAEFGRFALSSALNGGAPCPVCVEPAPNDRRFAADDWKHLPFSLAAQGFLLTEQWWKEATTNVRGVSPHHERVVEFAARQILDMAAPSNVPALNPEVIRRTAEEGGANLVRGFRNWSEDATAAFSGRREGAGEAFVPGRDVAVTPGKVVFRNRLMELIQYEPTTASVRPEPVLIVPAWIMKYYILDLSPENSLVRHLVAEGFTVFMISWKNPTEDDRDIGFDDYRKLGIEAAMGAVAAIVPNVKVHATGYCIGGTLLATAAAAEPQNGRGRFASLTLFASQTDFHEAGELTLFIDDSQLAFLEDMMWERGFLDTKQMAGAFQMLRSTDLVWSRILREYLLGERPPANDLMAWNADATRMPFRMHTEYLKGLFLKNDLAEGRYKVDGRAVALEDVHVPLFAVGTETDHVAPWRSVYKISLLTDTEVTFLLTSGGHNAGIVSEPGHVGRSGRERRYRIGTKGRDDVYVDPDGWLAAHAPQDGSWWPAWFAWLGQHSGAPGAPPPIGAPDKGLPVLCDAPGGYVLEE; translated from the coding sequence ATGACCGATCGGATCTCCACAGGCCGCAGGCCGAAGGCGGCGAAGCCCGCCCTCAAGCTGGTGGGCGGCGAGGCCGTCGGGCGGTCGGCGGATCCGGCCGCGCCGGCGCCGGCCTCGGCGGGAGGCCCGGGTGCCTGGGGCGTGCCGGCCCCCTCGGCCCTGCACCTGCCCTTCCCGCGGGTGGAAAGCCATGCGGCACGAACCGTGGCGGACGTCGTCGACCGGGCCTCCCATGCGGCGGCGGCGCGGGTGACTCAGGGGCTGTCGCCGGCGGCCGTCACGCTCGCCTACATGGACTGGGCGCTGCATCTGGCGACCTCGCCGGGCAAGTCGATCCTGCTCGCCGAATCCGCCCTGCGGAAATGGGCCGAGTTCGGCCGCTTCGCCCTGTCGTCGGCCCTGAACGGCGGAGCCCCCTGCCCGGTCTGCGTCGAGCCGGCCCCGAACGACCGCCGCTTCGCCGCCGACGACTGGAAGCACCTGCCGTTCAGCCTCGCCGCGCAAGGGTTCCTGCTGACGGAGCAGTGGTGGAAGGAAGCGACCACGAACGTGCGCGGGGTCTCGCCGCACCATGAGCGGGTCGTCGAGTTCGCGGCGCGCCAGATCCTCGACATGGCGGCGCCTTCCAACGTGCCGGCCCTGAACCCGGAGGTCATCCGGCGCACGGCGGAAGAGGGCGGCGCCAACCTGGTGCGCGGCTTCCGGAACTGGAGCGAGGACGCGACCGCGGCCTTCTCGGGACGGCGCGAGGGCGCGGGCGAGGCCTTCGTGCCCGGGCGCGACGTGGCGGTGACGCCCGGCAAGGTGGTGTTCCGCAACCGGCTGATGGAGCTCATCCAGTACGAGCCGACGACCGCGTCGGTCAGGCCCGAGCCGGTGCTGATCGTGCCGGCCTGGATCATGAAATACTACATCCTCGACCTCTCGCCGGAGAACTCGCTGGTCCGTCACCTGGTCGCGGAGGGCTTCACGGTCTTCATGATCTCGTGGAAGAACCCGACCGAGGACGACCGCGACATCGGCTTCGACGACTATCGCAAGCTCGGCATCGAGGCCGCCATGGGGGCCGTCGCGGCGATCGTGCCGAACGTGAAGGTGCACGCGACCGGCTATTGCATCGGCGGCACGCTGCTCGCCACGGCGGCGGCGGCGGAGCCGCAGAACGGGCGGGGCCGGTTCGCCTCCCTCACGCTCTTCGCGTCGCAAACCGACTTCCACGAGGCCGGCGAGCTGACGCTCTTCATCGACGACAGCCAGCTCGCGTTCCTGGAAGACATGATGTGGGAGCGCGGCTTCCTCGACACCAAGCAGATGGCCGGCGCCTTCCAGATGCTGCGGTCGACCGACCTCGTCTGGTCGCGGATCCTGCGCGAGTACCTGCTCGGCGAGCGGCCGCCGGCGAACGACCTGATGGCGTGGAACGCGGATGCGACGCGCATGCCCTTCCGCATGCACACCGAGTACCTGAAGGGGCTGTTCCTGAAGAACGACCTGGCGGAGGGCCGGTACAAGGTGGACGGCCGCGCAGTCGCGCTCGAGGACGTGCATGTGCCGCTCTTCGCGGTCGGCACCGAGACGGACCACGTGGCGCCGTGGCGCTCCGTCTACAAGATCAGTCTCCTGACCGACACGGAGGTGACGTTCCTGCTGACCTCCGGAGGCCACAACGCCGGAATCGTCTCGGAGCCGGGCCATGTCGGCCGCAGCGGCCGCGAGCGGCGCTACAGGATCGGCACGAAAGGGCGCGACGACGTCTACGTCGATCCGGACGGCTGGCTCGCCGCCCACGCGCCGCAGGACGGTTCCTGGTGGCCGGCCTGGTTCGCCTGGCTCGGCCAGCACTCCGGCGCGCCGGGCGCGCCGCCCCCGATCGGGGCCCCGGACAAGGGCCTGCCGGTGCTCTGCGACGCGCCGGGCGGCTACGTCCTGGAGGAATAG
- a CDS encoding chloramphenicol acetyltransferase, with product MAALDDKSLPAHVRKKRLGAKPLIHETAIARASTFGKFCKLGARTTVIESVFGDYSYATSDCEIVYADIGKFVSIGALVGINPGNHPMERASQSHFTYRSWQYFEDAEDEPELFDRRRQARVSIGHDVWIGRGAIVLPGRTVGTGAVVAAGAVVTRDVEPYTIVGGNPAKPIRARFPAAVAERLIRLGWWDWSHKRLRAALDDFRSLGVEDFLDRHEGAEPWRD from the coding sequence ATGGCCGCGCTCGACGACAAGTCCCTGCCCGCGCATGTCCGCAAGAAGCGGCTCGGCGCAAAGCCCCTCATCCACGAGACCGCGATCGCGCGGGCCTCGACCTTCGGCAAGTTCTGCAAGCTCGGCGCCCGCACCACGGTGATCGAGTCCGTCTTCGGCGACTATTCCTATGCGACGAGCGACTGCGAGATCGTCTACGCGGACATCGGCAAGTTCGTCTCCATCGGGGCGCTGGTCGGGATCAACCCCGGAAACCACCCGATGGAGCGGGCGAGCCAGTCGCATTTCACCTATCGGTCCTGGCAGTATTTCGAGGATGCCGAGGACGAGCCGGAGCTGTTCGACCGGCGCCGGCAGGCGCGCGTCTCGATCGGGCACGACGTCTGGATCGGGCGGGGTGCGATCGTTCTGCCCGGGCGGACGGTCGGGACGGGCGCCGTGGTGGCGGCCGGGGCGGTCGTCACCCGCGACGTCGAGCCCTACACGATCGTCGGGGGCAATCCGGCGAAGCCCATCCGGGCCCGCTTCCCGGCCGCCGTCGCCGAACGGCTGATACGGCTCGGCTGGTGGGACTGGAGCCACAAGCGGCTCCGGGCGGCGCTCGACGACTTCCGCAGCCTCGGCGTCGAGGACTTCCTCGATCGCCACGAAGGCGCCGAACCGTGGCGCGATTGA
- a CDS encoding peptide ABC transporter substrate-binding protein, with product MTVPGWKLGAFALVAAFATPMLAPAALAETVYHRGNSGEPETLDPHKTSTVAEGDILRDVYEGLVAYSAKAEVIPGAAESWTVSPDGLTYTFKIRANAAWSNGDPVKASDFAFSFRRLMDPATGAKYATVLYCLKNAEKINKGQMKPEELGVKAVDDRTLEVTLESPTPYFIQLLTHTTGLPVHPGSVAKFGKDFVKAENFVSNGAYVPKEVVPASHIRLERNPKFHDAANVKIDAVVFYPTEDRSAALRRFQAGELHSNNDVPADQVDFIKKTFGKQFRTAPYLGTYYFAFNTTKGPLGDARVRQALSMVVDREFLADQIWGGTMLPGYSFVPPGVANYEGGPAYATWKDMAPLDREEAALKLMKEAGYGPAKPIKLEIRYNTSENHKKTSVALAEMWKPLGVEVTYVNTDLKTHYAHLRDGGDFDIARAGWIADYSDPQNFLFLVESDNAGFNYARYKNPEYDGLMKKAAAETDLVKRAAVLKQAETIFMRDLPFVPLLYYASKNLVSDKLAGWEDNTRDAHPTRFLSLK from the coding sequence ATGACGGTCCCCGGCTGGAAACTCGGCGCTTTCGCGCTGGTCGCGGCCTTCGCCACCCCCATGCTGGCGCCCGCCGCCCTCGCCGAGACCGTCTACCACCGCGGCAATTCCGGCGAGCCCGAGACCCTCGACCCCCACAAGACGTCGACCGTCGCCGAAGGCGACATCCTGCGCGACGTCTACGAGGGCCTCGTGGCCTACAGCGCCAAGGCCGAGGTGATCCCGGGCGCCGCCGAGTCCTGGACGGTCAGCCCGGACGGCCTGACCTACACGTTCAAGATCCGCGCGAATGCCGCCTGGTCCAACGGCGACCCGGTCAAGGCCTCCGACTTCGCCTTCTCGTTCCGCCGCCTGATGGATCCGGCCACGGGCGCCAAGTACGCGACCGTGCTCTACTGCCTGAAGAACGCCGAGAAGATCAACAAGGGCCAGATGAAGCCCGAGGAGCTCGGCGTCAAGGCGGTCGACGACCGCACCCTCGAGGTCACGCTCGAGAGCCCGACGCCCTACTTCATCCAGCTCCTCACCCATACGACCGGCCTGCCGGTCCACCCGGGATCGGTGGCCAAGTTCGGCAAGGACTTCGTCAAGGCCGAGAACTTCGTCTCGAACGGCGCCTACGTGCCGAAGGAGGTCGTGCCCGCCTCGCACATCCGGCTCGAGAGGAACCCGAAGTTCCACGACGCCGCCAACGTGAAGATCGACGCCGTCGTCTTCTACCCGACCGAGGACCGCTCCGCCGCGCTCCGCCGCTTCCAGGCCGGCGAGTTGCACTCCAACAACGACGTCCCGGCCGACCAGGTCGACTTCATCAAGAAGACCTTCGGCAAGCAGTTCCGCACCGCCCCCTACCTCGGCACCTACTACTTCGCCTTCAACACCACCAAGGGCCCGCTCGGCGACGCGCGGGTGCGCCAGGCCCTGTCCATGGTGGTCGACCGCGAGTTCCTCGCCGACCAGATCTGGGGCGGCACCATGCTGCCCGGCTACTCCTTCGTGCCCCCCGGCGTCGCCAACTACGAGGGCGGCCCCGCCTACGCGACCTGGAAGGACATGGCCCCGCTCGACCGGGAGGAGGCGGCCCTGAAGCTCATGAAGGAGGCCGGCTACGGACCGGCCAAGCCGATCAAGCTCGAGATCCGCTACAACACCTCCGAGAACCACAAGAAGACCTCGGTCGCGCTCGCCGAGATGTGGAAGCCGCTCGGCGTCGAGGTGACCTACGTCAACACCGACCTGAAGACCCACTACGCGCACCTGCGCGACGGCGGCGACTTCGACATCGCCCGCGCCGGCTGGATCGCCGACTATTCCGACCCGCAGAACTTCCTGTTCCTGGTCGAGAGCGACAATGCCGGCTTCAACTACGCGCGCTACAAGAACCCCGAGTATGATGGCCTTATGAAGAAGGCCGCCGCCGAGACGGACCTCGTCAAGCGCGCCGCCGTGCTGAAGCAGGCCGAGACGATCTTCATGCGCGACCTGCCCTTCGTGCCGCTCCTCTACTACGCCTCCAAGAACCTCGTCTCCGACAAGCTCGCGGGCTGGGAGGACAACACCCGCGACGCCCATCCGACCCGCTTCCTGTCGCTGAAGTGA
- a CDS encoding ABC transporter permease subunit, whose protein sequence is MLSYALRRLLGAVPTVFVIVTISFFLIRVAPGGPFDLERPLEAKVMENLRRIYQMDRPLAEQYWTYLKNVVVGDFGPSFYWRDFTVAELFAGALPISVRLGVLALVLAVLVGGTLGTVAAFRQNRAEDFAVMTVATAGITIPTFVVAPLLQIVFGIWLAWLPVAGWGGGALRNTILPVLVLALPQTAIVARLTRASLIEILRSNPIRTLKAAGLPPTVVVRHALRAAALPVVSYLGPASAALLTGSVVVETIFGIPGVGRFFVEGALNRDYTLVMGTVVLIAVFIIVFNLVVDLVYALVDPRVRLD, encoded by the coding sequence ATGCTGAGCTATGCGCTCCGCCGGCTGCTGGGCGCGGTCCCGACCGTCTTCGTCATCGTGACGATCTCGTTCTTCCTGATCCGGGTCGCCCCGGGCGGACCGTTCGACCTGGAGCGGCCGCTCGAGGCGAAGGTGATGGAGAATCTCCGGCGCATCTACCAGATGGACCGGCCGCTCGCCGAGCAGTACTGGACCTACCTGAAGAACGTCGTCGTCGGCGACTTCGGCCCGAGCTTCTACTGGCGGGACTTCACGGTCGCCGAGCTCTTCGCCGGCGCCCTGCCGATCTCCGTCCGTCTCGGCGTCCTGGCGCTCGTCCTCGCCGTCCTGGTCGGCGGCACCCTCGGCACCGTCGCGGCCTTCCGGCAGAACCGCGCCGAGGACTTCGCCGTGATGACGGTCGCCACCGCCGGGATCACCATCCCGACCTTCGTGGTCGCGCCCCTGCTGCAGATCGTCTTCGGCATCTGGCTCGCCTGGCTTCCCGTGGCCGGCTGGGGCGGCGGCGCCCTGCGCAACACGATCCTGCCGGTCCTCGTCCTCGCGCTGCCGCAGACCGCCATCGTGGCGCGGCTGACCCGCGCGAGCCTGATCGAGATCCTGCGCTCCAACCCGATCCGCACCCTGAAGGCCGCGGGCCTGCCCCCGACGGTCGTCGTCCGCCACGCGCTCCGCGCCGCCGCCCTGCCGGTCGTCTCCTATCTCGGGCCCGCCTCGGCCGCGCTGCTGACCGGCTCGGTCGTGGTCGAGACGATCTTCGGCATCCCGGGCGTCGGCCGCTTCTTCGTCGAGGGCGCGCTGAACCGCGACTACACGCTGGTGATGGGCACGGTCGTGCTCATCGCCGTCTTCATCATCGTCTTCAACCTCGTCGTCGACCTCGTCTACGCGCTGGTCGACCCGCGCGTGAGGCTCGATTGA
- a CDS encoding ABC transporter permease subunit encodes MSAAAAVGRSLWADARARLFANRAAVTSLVLLGLVAFFALAGPSLAPNPYDRVYPDFVRTPPSLAAHPDPARAEDIARRLAARVRATVAAAEHRGDSLRLTLTAPRAIDPRLPSVFDRSDLFEAATVVETTDEGRRMVLDMRVERVRFLFGTDGNGRDLLARAMIATRVSLAIGLLASAVALVVGVAWGATAGYLGGRVDALMMRAVDVLYSLPFIFFVIMLVVFFGRNFVLMFLAVGAVEWLDMARIVRGQTLSLKRQEFVQAAEALGVSTPGILMRHIVPNTLGTVVVFLTLLVPRVILIESFLSFLGLGVQEPLTSLGVLISEGAKSIQDSTYLLVFPSIVLVLTLGCLNFLGDGLRDALDPRDR; translated from the coding sequence TTGAGCGCCGCCGCGGCCGTGGGCCGCTCCCTCTGGGCCGACGCCCGCGCGCGCCTCTTCGCCAACCGGGCCGCGGTGACGAGCCTCGTCCTCCTCGGCCTCGTCGCGTTCTTCGCGCTCGCCGGCCCGAGCCTCGCCCCCAACCCCTACGACCGCGTCTACCCCGACTTCGTCCGCACGCCCCCCTCGCTCGCCGCCCATCCGGACCCGGCCCGCGCGGAGGACATCGCCCGCCGCCTCGCCGCCCGCGTCCGCGCCACGGTCGCCGCCGCCGAGCATCGCGGCGACAGCCTTCGGCTCACCCTGACGGCGCCCCGCGCCATAGACCCGCGCCTGCCCTCCGTGTTCGACCGCTCCGACCTCTTCGAAGCCGCGACGGTGGTGGAGACGACGGACGAGGGCCGGCGCATGGTCCTGGACATGCGCGTCGAGCGCGTCCGCTTCCTCTTCGGCACGGACGGCAACGGCCGCGACCTGCTCGCCCGCGCCATGATCGCCACCCGCGTCTCCCTCGCCATCGGCCTCCTGGCGAGCGCCGTCGCGCTCGTGGTCGGGGTCGCCTGGGGCGCCACGGCCGGCTATCTCGGCGGCCGCGTCGACGCGCTGATGATGCGCGCCGTCGACGTGCTCTATTCGCTGCCCTTCATCTTCTTCGTCATCATGCTGGTGGTCTTCTTCGGCCGGAACTTCGTCCTGATGTTCCTAGCCGTCGGCGCGGTCGAATGGCTCGACATGGCCCGCATCGTCCGCGGCCAGACCCTGTCGCTGAAACGGCAGGAGTTCGTGCAGGCCGCCGAGGCGCTCGGCGTCTCCACGCCCGGCATCCTGATGCGCCACATCGTGCCGAACACGCTCGGCACCGTGGTGGTCTTCCTGACCCTCCTTGTCCCCCGCGTCATCCTGATCGAGAGCTTCCTGTCCTTCCTCGGCCTCGGCGTGCAGGAGCCGCTGACGAGCCTCGGGGTGCTGATCTCCGAGGGCGCCAAGTCGATCCAGGACTCCACCTACCTGCTGGTCTTCCCCTCCATCGTCCTGGTCCTCACGCTTGGCTGCCTCAACTTCCTGGGCGACGGCCTGCGCGACGCCCTCGACCCGCGGGACCGCTGA